One Vicia villosa cultivar HV-30 ecotype Madison, WI linkage group LG5, Vvil1.0, whole genome shotgun sequence genomic window, GTGAACTAAGTGGAGGACAGAATGATACAAAATGGCAGCTAACTTTGACCCATTTGGTTTCATTATTTGCTTCAATAGTGTCACTTTTTTCAATCCAAATGCATTGTGTTGTTGTTCTCTTTGATTTTACGTTGCAAGTTTTGAGCCTGAGGGGTTGTGTTATTAAGAGTCTcatatcaaataatatataatttgaacatATCTTTATATATTAGGACAGTCATCACTCTACAGATCAATTTTATAAAGATAAATTTGATCAAAACTCTGTTCTATGATGGTATAACCTGTTTGTAGAAAGATAATTATTTTCACTTATAAGCTCATGATCCGATCATATATTATTTGATGTGAAACTTTTTTGCAAATTGTCATTGTAACATAAGAGTGTGACATAAGAGTTTGTATGACTACAGTGTATAGTCCTTCTCAACCCACACACTACCCTCCCCTTAGTGTCCATTTTTAATTGAATGGTGAAagatacaaacatggtaatgATGAAAGAATTCAACTATGAAAATCACTTCCATTATCATCTCACTCATTccatcatattattatttttgtactaTGTCCAATGCTCATCCAATTGTTAAATTGTGGAAGTCTCTCTACCATCAACGTTTTGgctaaaacaaaatgaatattatTAATTTGTTGGTATACATGTCAACTTTTAATATGAAGACACATCAATATAAGGGCCAAAGGAATGTGAGGGAAAAACACAACCACAAATGTTTTGTCATAGGAGAGAATTTCTTCCATCATAGACTCATGTGATTTCTTTCAAGACACTTTTAGGGTCTCCTCCTCTATAGgcctatttgatttgattttgatgttCCACTTAGAGAAATGTAGTTCAAACATTAATATCAACTTACTATACATGTTGATTCTTCAGCAGtaaaacaaacaccttgaaaaatTAAGATAGCTTACATCTCACACTAGATTGTGGCattttttatttcagatttaacTAGCAAAATACTCCCATGTCTGCAAGAttaaatatatttgatataatgtaaaatatatttaaatatatatttaaatttaaaataaataatttaattataaaatgaataataattatataaatataattgtattaaaTGTGTATTGTATGGATAATGACTCGTGAAATGAAAGATTAGTCGTTTTATACcatataaaaagtgaaaaaaatagaAGTTAAAAAATAAGTAAATGCGATGAAGCTACGTGTCTCTGTGGTTGACTTAGATTAGAAATAGTATATCGATTAACTAATTATTGAATAGTCTCTGATgtagtgtaaattttaaaaacacAAAAGGGTAATTTAGGACTTTAGgtagtatgttttttttttatttgaaagaagGACTAGCCATATACTCGTGAGGCCGCATGACTAAAtttatttgatttgtatttaaatatgtatttaaaatgaacaataattatataaattaaatagtattaaaataaaaaaggaatccgtgagataaaattaaaaaatttaatatttaaaaataataatttaatattttaaattaagttaattgttgataaaaataaatatgtattgtGCTAATAGTGACATgtgaaatataaaatttatttaatataatataaaatatatttatacacaGATACTTAAttgtgaaataaaaaataattatataaaatcaattatattaaattatcatggaaaaagaaaaaattgactcGTGGGAAGGAGAaagatttttttgttttgatattttgattaaattttgttttaatatttttgtacagaaattaaaatatatatattttttattggtGGTCATATTACAAATTCTAAGCTATGAAATTattcctaattttttattatagaatTTATTATAGACATCACAATATCAACAAAAATTTATATAAgtttcatcttttattttttactatttggaaatttttttattttattttattttttaaatttctctcTCTTATATTTCCCTTGTATTTCAATTGAGAGTGGCAAATATTACATGTAAATGATTTATTTcacttatttattaatttgatGTAATTTTTGTATTGAGTAGTCAAAATATTAATGATGTTTAGAGTTCACACTCTCAATAAAAGAGATGTTATTTTCATTTTATCGCTAAATGAGTTGCTTAATTGTAAAGtaaacaataattatataaattttattatattgaaTAGGTATTGTGCTGATAGTGATTCATAAGATGAAAAATTAGTTGTTTACATGGTTATGAACGATTATCCAATTTGATACAGTATAAACACTACTACAGAAAATATATTTCGTAAAACAATATTACAATAACCTCCATATTAACCGTGGTAATAACTCGTTTTTGGGTGTCTTTTTTTGTATTTACTAAAAGACATTTCACTACAGTCATAGTTAAAACCCGTAGCGAAATGTACCAGGAGTTACAGGGTTCGAATCCCAGCTCCTTCAATTTTCCATTTTATCGTCACAAAATGGAATTATCCTTGTATATCACAACAGTTCTTTTAGCCAACCGTAGAATAAAGTTCAATCATTTCATCACGGTTCGTCTTATCAACCGTGGAAGAAAGTTCAATCATTTCATCACGGTTCGTCTTATCAACCGTGGTTAAAgaagatatttatttatataaaagtgaAATTATCTCTCACACAGTACATAACAATCGTTTCTCTCAAAAGAAAATCCTAACATATTTCACTTTTCTCTCTCAAAATATAACCCTAACATCTATGTCACTCATCTCACCTACGACAACCTTTAGATTCATCTTCACCAAACTAATACAGCTATGTCGTCTTCTTCTAACCAATGACTACCTTCAAGTTCGTTCATTAAACATATAACAATTTCATTTATGTTtctgtttatttattatttattattgtttagtttttatttctacttattgtttatgtttcaaaCCCTAACATATAATGTTTAAATCTTAgatattatttttgtttcaaacCCTAAGATTTAATGTTTTGActtgtttatttttctgtttatgTTTCTGTAGGTTTTTACTTGCAGGAATGGTTGGATGGATGAAAAAATTAACGAGGATGAAGCTAAGTGAGCGCAATAAACTTGTGTGAGCACTGCAAACACATGTTTGCTGCTTTCACTTCAGCTTCATCATCCATTCCTTTCATTTGAATTCCATTATGAGTCAGATACGTTCTATGTTGTTTAAGGTTTGTTATTGATGAATATTgttgttaatatttattttagatgagtttattatatcttatgTGGTTTGCTTGTTTTTCCAACACCTAACAGAATATATAACTTTTTGGAttgcattaaaaaaattaaaatatgatagataaagttatatttgaaaacaagttACACATTAATAGTTAAAATTTGGTTTAATGCTTCTTATTTTTCAACCTCCCATTCCTTCACCTCTAATTTCGTTTGCAATGTAAATAATAtgttgatgtcagatgagatatTCTTGACATCTAGTCTTCCTCTTTTATCCATTATCTTTAAAATTTTATTGAATTGCTTCCTAAATAACAGAATGGTATTGGACAGTCCTTCCTTAATATCTAGATCAGCTTGACCTATTTTATCTTCAGTACTAGATACAAAGGATATGTCTTTGTTATTTTCTCAGACTTGTCACTAATAGCTAAATCAAAAGTTTGAAGTGAGCCAACAAATTCATCAACCCTCATGGTGCTGATGTCATGAGCTTATTCAATGACTATCACATTCATGTTAAATTTCCTAGGTAGAGACCTAAGAATTTTTCTTACAAGTTTTTCTTTGGAGATCTTCTCTCCCAATGCACTAGATCCatttgcaatttcaagaattttcatGTGATATTGCTTGATAGTTTCATCACCACTcatcttcagattttcaaatttggAAGTGAGATGCTGAAGCCTAGACATCTTTACTTTGGATGTGCCTTCACAAGTTATTTTGACAATTTTCTTAGCATCCTTGGCTATAGTACACGTGTTGATCAACCTGAACACATTCTTCTCTACTCCGTTGAATAGAGCATTCAAAGCCTTGGAGTTTTCAAGAGCTGATTTATCATCCTCATTAGACCAATCTTCTTCTGGTTTTAAGGATACATTTCCTTCTTTATCTTTATCAACCGGATGTTCCCAGCCTTTTAACACAACCTTCCAAGCCTTGTTGTccatagattttagaaaagcaacCATTATGACTTTTCATCAGTCATAATTAGATCCATCCAACAAGGGTGGTCTGTTATTGTATCCTCATTCTTTATCCATAGtaccaaaaaatatttttcctaTAGCCCACCCGATAAACAGAACAGGgtgtctgctctgatgccaattgaaattctggcactCACACAActgatgtcaagacagatgtcctAACAACATACAATGTCAAGACATATATTATAACATCTGCTGACTTACAAAATTATTATCAAACTAAAAAACTTaatgcataaagataaagaacacaaaaattgttaacccagttaagtgcaacaacacctaattttggggctaccaagctaggaagGAAATCTACTATTAGCAGTACTAGTTTGAAGTCTAAACcgtcccagtttacaacttctctccTAATCACACCCAAtgtaacttctacctagaaatcaatatctggatatgagaaatcgacatctcacctccaatcaccgcagtgataaaaCAGTCACACACCTTGTGACAAAGGAAACCCAATAGAAAGATTACAATTTCCAATAAAAATACTTAGTCAAGCAccttaactaagaacaatacttgatcttgcttaaaagttttgatcaagaacaatactcaactctcttGCTTAAAAACTTCAAGAGTGAGAAAACACGCCCACCTcaatgtatcaaaagatacatgagtgatACAAAGAACAGAACACACGAAGAACTTGAGAGACTCCAAAAACAACAATCCTTATTGCACCCACGGTTTTCCCTTATGTGAaggctttttttttaaaactagatTTTTCAAGTTCCTTTTTATAGACTCTTGCAGTATAggcttgaattttaaaataaatccaATCTTCTCCTTTTTGAAAACAGCTACAAGATCTTCACACATaataggaacaaatcaaatcaaattaaatcttagttttctaaaaaaaaatctcaaagattCTTTTTGTAAAAACCGAGACCAATCTACATTTGTTCTAAACATTCCTTGATTGTCTACGCCCGTAATGAGTATCTGAATATTTCAGATTctcatattttttaatcaaatctttCAAGGATAAAATCTAGTCTAAACTGTCAagatgtttggtaaaattagcggtttaatTAGCAGATAaatgtaaaataacataaaaagatatttcttaattaataattaaatatatatttaaaataatttaaatttataatagtaataatggaagaaaaaatgataaactataagctataccttaaaatactatttaaaataacgtatgaaaaataaactataagttagtaaaataaattataaattaatgataaaaaaatattatcaaaCAGATCTTTTATTATCATACGAACTTATAAACTATAATTATAAACTCAAAATAATGATTACCAAACATCGCCTCAACAaacaaatacttaaataattaatataccgCAGTATTTCATCGGATTACAAGTGTTAACTAATAATCAATATACCGCAGTATTTCATCGGATTACAAGTGTTAACTAGGGGCAATATCTTAAATATGAAAGCATTAACTCTACTGTCAATGCTGTCATATGATGCCAACGAATGTTTATCAATCAAATGTGTTTTTACCGTTTGCAATTTCCTGTATCACATGtgtttttaccttttatttttggaaataaaatTTGGTCCTATAACCGACCCACATCTCTTTAACTTATAAGagccaaaaaaaaataaattaaagttaGTTCGAAGCCCCACTCAGTTATGAAATCATTAATATGATAAGCCAATGGAAGGCACAAAAAAGGAATAGCATGGAAATAAAAATGGGAGTGGAGAATAAACAAGTGAAGAAGGCACAGTTAATGGTTGATATAGAAAAGCCATGATGATTGATGTATGACGTTTGAGGATTGAGGATTGAggattgaggattttggtcctttaatatgatgatgaatgaattttatgattttaaaGTGAGTGCACTTTAGATTGCTCCAAGTTCAAACGCACTTTCATAAGTCCCATGCTAGTTTTATACTTAAAAAGCTTCTTATATGATTCCATCCCCACTTCCAAAGGCAACATAACACCTTTTATCTTCCCATTGTCAACCACtaatttctccttttttttctattGGGATTCTATAACTCAACAACTACACCAACAAACTTTTTAAGTCTTATATATAATTGCTTTCAATGTTCTAAATATGTAGTAATTTTTAACATATAATAGTAGAGTTAAAAGATAGtgcagttttacactgtcatttaataaaaaattatcaatttGTAATAGGGatatgatcaaatgacaccatGGTGTCAAACTTAGTAATATGACACCTCCCATAACTCTTTATTGTATATTCGTATAACAAAATTCACAATTGAATTGATAGctatcatcatatagattatgtCCATAAAATCTAACATCAATAGGAaattatttgatatgttaaaCAGAAAGATTAAAATTAACGGTTTTGTTAAATTTTTGTAAGACGTTGGTTTTTATGAATCTCATTGATATATCAAATAATTTATGATTGATGTTAACATGATCTATATGATTTTAGCTTTCAATTTAACAATAGATTTTATTATACAGATATGCGGTAAAGAGTTATCGGAGGTGTCATGTTACAaaatttgacaccttggtgtcatttgatcatgGCCTTTTGTAATATGTTAAATATGAAGTAATTAGTAACTTTTTACATGAAAATTATGGGTGAAAGAAAAGTTCGGCCTCTTATACATGTTCTTTGTACATATTTAAGcatgtattttatattttgtatgTCTCATCTCATTCTGTATTTTATAGATCGAATATAAACTATTTTgccaaatttaaatattatagatGCAGAATTATCATATGCGCCTCTCttgatccttttttttttttgcaagatgAACCAAAATTTTCAATCCGTCTACCCTAATAAAATGTACATGTTCGTATGTAACTTCTAGTaaaaatttaactaaataaaataattctTTTGTTCGCTTCTTGGTTTGCAGTTAAAATGAGTTGATTTTTATATAATTGATATTGGTTTAAgtgaatttaaaataatttatatttgaataattttataaaaaattaagttGAACAATACATTTTAAtgtaaaaattacaattaaactCAAAAACCACAAATtttatctttaatcaattttggATGCATAATCAATTATGCTTTAGAAAATTTAAACACttcaaaattatttcaaaatcaatttatatCTCTAAAATTACTTGTTTTATTAGGATTATGAACTTTCAGGGCTGGTCCAACCCGTTTAGAGGCTTAAAGCCAATTTTAAAAtgagatttttaaaatattttttttaactaataattTTTGTGATTTCTAAGAGTTGAGTTCAAGACAAAAAAAGAGGCCTACAATTTACCAAATCAACTATGACAATATATGTAACTAGTgtgtcattatatatttttataactaaaaaaaaaatttgagacCTTTTTTAAACCCAAAATATTGAGGCTGAAAACCCTAGCCTTAGTAGCTTGGCCCTTGGGGCGGCCTTGTGAACTTTTGGCATAATTATGGCTCTAAGAAGTTAACatgataaaaaaaacttattacaAAATTGATAAGGTggcattttaatatttattaatgcaaaaaaaattttttttttttgattaatttttcttttaaaagattaataaaatcatcatatcctaataaattataattctaaAAATTCTTTCCAACAAAATTTTCGgtcaaaatttataataaaattattaattaattaaatatacaataaatcaataaaaactcACTTTATAACTCTTTCttgtttaattgattaaataaatattaaaaaaaactccAACTCCATGTTCTcagttagttaattaattaaattaaaaaatagaaaaaaataacccaatcttttacttttttttaagggttaaatatacaacaccCCCTGTAAAAGCGATATTTGATTTTAGCCTCTGGTAAATGTTTTTTGTAATCCCCCTTGCAATTTCCAAATTCCTTCAAGTACCCCTTGACCGTCTCATTGCAACAAAAATTCTATTTATAGAACAGAGAGAACTAGCCTATTAGACTATTAAGCTAACTTTAGATATAAGCGAACTTAAATAATTGGGCTAAAAAAAATAGGCACAATTCGATATGCTAACAAACTTAGCATTTCAACTACTACATGCTTGAGCATACTTCGACTACATGCTTGAGCATACTTAGACTACATCATGCAGGACTTTGAAATCATCATGTGATTCGACTTTGCAACATGCTTAAtctctgtcgaaccaagaagctaccttgtcgagactagagtttgatccaaaatctcacaaccTGAAACATCAGTTGCACATGCATAAGTAAATATGGACAATGATGATTGGGACTCAGGAAGCCAAATCGACCTTAATTCCTCACACGTCCAATGACGTAGGGAATTTTTTTCAACTGTTGGAGTATCTAATAAAAGACTGTTGATTACCCATAATGatgattttaaaattattataaaaggattaccactttttttttattaaatgttttacgaATCATCTTATCTCAAACATTCACCCATTATATTTAGGGCTTGACAAGCGCAAAGTATACTTGTTCTCAACTCTTTAAGCTTCAAGTTCTTAACCTCGTTTATAAGTATGAGTCTACCACTATTTCGTTCCTTTTTCTTTAATGGATATTGTTAAGGTTTAAAAACTTCTAAGAATGGTTGTGTAGTGCCTTTATATATTTAGGCATTTAGGGACTTAtgagagcatttgtagttctgatAACGACTATCTTCCTCTCTTATTTTTCATCAAGAACTCACAGTAATAAATGATGAATACAAATTCCAAATATTTCATCGTTGAGGATTTTGAGTCCTTATATTCTAGTGAGGATAGGATCATTGCCTTTCAGCGGTAAATTGGACTTTCCAATGACGGACATGAAGATGATGTTATTTTGGAGCCATGCTCTGAAGAAGACAGGGCATATATGGTCTCCCAAGATGACTCATTCACCCTTAATTCTATCTACATCTTCCTGCCATTCACAATTTAGGGGTTTTGATACCCTTCATGCTGTTTGAAGTCGAGTTCTTAGTGGCTGCAAATGTTGCACCTTCTCATATTACGCCAAATGTTTGGAGCCTAATTAGGGTATTCAAAGTTATGGGTAGGTGATTAAAAGTCTTTCCCATCGTTGGAGTATTCTTTTTTGTCCATGGTATCAAAACCAGTGCCAAAAGTTGTTGGGTGACTTTATGCACCCTTCCAAAAAGAAAATTGTTCAAGCCATATTCAAAATCCTACAAAAAGTAGAAAGACTAATTTAGGAGGGTTAGAGACACAGAGACAACCTCTCCATGGTAACGACCAAAATTGACGAAGCCCTTTTCTTCCCTCTATCATGGACACGAGATCCAAAAACCATAATTGGCTTTGGCTTTGACTACATCACCCACGTATAGAAGGAGATGATTCCAGTTTTGGATGAATTCAAAGTCATCAATTCTTGTGCCATGATCACCTTAGATGGGGGATAAGATAACAAGAAAGATAAATACCCGGGTAAGTTAATGGTTGCGGAGACCCATATTTTATATTGTTTATTCATTATAACACTTAtgtttttcttattcttttacTGCATATAAAATGTCTTATATTCCCATGGATAAAAAGAAGGAGTTCATGGCTAGGAAGAAAGATGAACCCTAGAAGGCATATAACCATAAAAGATGCCCCTGTGGCCTAATGAAAAGAGAGGGAAAAAGGCACGGTGAGAACCAAACCCCTAACAAAACTCGCCCCTTAAGATCCATAAGCATGGTACGAGCTCTTGTCAGGTTCTGAAGGATGACCACATAACAACCCTAAAGAAGGTAAGGCGGAAGGGGACATTCACCGGAAAAATATGATTCTCCCCCTTAGCCCTCTTTGTGCAATGACCCATCATTTGATGTTGATAAGTTCACTTGAGCTtgtctcttctttcttaagggcTTCCTTATTGACTACAAGAATATCCATGTCTCGTATCAAGCTGTCAAGCTTGACAGAGAAACACTTGCTAAGGTGCCTTATGGTGGAGTGACTTCAACGAGAGAAATATATCTAAGTCATTGGCGAGTTGAGGTCCCAACTCATTATGGCTAATGAAAGCATCGCCTTGGGCCAATAGAGAGTGAAGACCCTGGTAAAAGAGAATGAGGATTTGAAATCCTTActaaaaaaggtggtgcttgagGCCCAGACTCTCGCAGCCTCAAAGAAAAACTTGAAAGGGTCTCTTGAGGGGACCTTCAATTCTCTGAAAAAACTAGAATGAGAATTTTCCATACTCAAGGACGAATTTGTGGAAATTTATGACCACTATTTCAAGCGAGCGAATAGCCAATAGTTTTTCTTTACCCTGGATTGGACCATAGTCAAATGAATTTGTTCAGAGTGCTTTGTGATGGCTAGTTAGTGGACGAAGATGAAGTCCCACCTTCTAGAGAGTTCGAAACATCTCTTTATGAGGTCACCCAGACTAAGCACGAGGGCATCAAGGCAATGGAAGAAATTTTCACAAAAAGAATTGTTCGCCAAAAGAATATTCTAGGAGCAAGGCGGACTCTAGAAAAAGGTCAATGATCTTTGGGCTTAGGTATTTATgccctttgttttttttttgtgtttgtacCTAAAAGGTTTTTTGTAATTATCTATGGCACCCTTAAAGGCTCTCTACTACCTTTTATCCCTCAAGGATTAATCAAATGGAGAGCTTATACGCCCTTATATATTTTGTGTGAATTATCTTAGAACACCTTAAACAAGTTTTGGCATCATTGTGGTCTTGTAGGATGATGATTCCCCCATTAGAATGATATAAAGTTGTCATTTGGACTACAAGAATTCATCCACGAGGATCCAACATATGTGATCACGTCTATGGATAACAAGGATCCATCCACGAGGATCCAACATGTATGATCGTCTCAATGGACGACACAAATTCTTCTATGAAGGTCCAACATATGTGACCGTCTACTGGAGGCAAAGAATCCTCCATGACGATATCCAACGTACACGATCACCTTCACGAATAATTTTGATAAAGTTTCTCTTTGATTTTTAGTTCCCGCAAAACAAAGCATTAGAGTtccaaaatttataaaaaaaaagtgagGAACCTCATAAGTTAAAAatcatttataatatatatatatatatatatatatatatatatatatatatatatatatatatatatatatatatatatatatatatatatatatatatatatatatatatatatatatatatatatatatatatatatatatatatatatatgatcccAACTCTATATaagtcatttaaaaaaaatgaaccaACCTAATCCCATATCCCATATGAGCAAATATTAATATTTTCCATTATATACTTTTATGTACATACTCACCTTCCTAAGAAAGCATTAATTTATACCCCACCTATCCTATTTCTATATATACATGTTACCTTAGTTTTGAACTCTCATCCCAATTAACACATTAAGACAAACAACTCCAGCATCAATCTCAAGGCCATTTCTCTAaactcttttgttttattttaatacttaaTCTGAGAGTGATTAATTAGAGTATGGACAATGAGGAAATCCCATCAGTACCTTCTACTCCAGCAACTCCAGGTACTCCTGGTGCTCCTCTTTTTGGTGGATTCAAATCTGAAAGAAATGGAAATGGTAGAAGCAACTCATTACTCAAGAGTTTGAAATGTTTTAGTGTTAAAGAATGGACTTTGGAAGATGGTGCCTTACCTACAGTCTCTTGCTCTTTGCCTCCCCCTCCTGTCCCTCTTGCCAAAAAGGTACTTTCCATTCACATAATAATTATGTCAGCATTTAGGTAGGTCAGCTCAACTGACATCTGTTAGTTGAATTAAATGAGTGTAAACTATTGTCTGGATTCAATCTCTGACggcaatatttatttatatttatatattgacgATGTGTTGATTAATGTAATTACTAGGTTGGAGCAGAGTTTATAGGCACATATATTCTAATGTTTGCTGGAATAGCCACTGCAATTGTGAACCAAAAGACACAAAATTCAGAGACACTAATTGGATGTGCTGGAGCAACTGGACTAGCAGTTATGATCATAATTTTATCAACCGGTCACATTTCTGGTGCTCATCTCAATCCTGCCGTCACCATTTCATTCGCCGCATTAAAGCACTTTCCCTGGAAAAATGTAAGAAAAATTCTCTACTTCATCttctaattcattttttttacataagtgcttattttaaatttgtgaatTAATTGTACGTAGGTGCCTTTGTATATTGGTGCACAAGTATTGGCTTCAATATGTGCTGCATTTAGTCTGAAAGGAGTTTTTCATCCATTCATGAATGGTGGTGTCACTGTTCCTTCAGTTGAATATGGCCAAGCTTTTGCTTTAGAGTTCATTATCAGCTTTAATCTCATGTTTGTTGTCACTGCAGTTGCAACCGACACAA contains:
- the LOC131606104 gene encoding aquaporin NIP6-1-like; amino-acid sequence: MDNEEIPSVPSTPATPGTPGAPLFGGFKSERNGNGRSNSLLKSLKCFSVKEWTLEDGALPTVSCSLPPPPVPLAKKVGAEFIGTYILMFAGIATAIVNQKTQNSETLIGCAGATGLAVMIIILSTGHISGAHLNPAVTISFAALKHFPWKNVPLYIGAQVLASICAAFSLKGVFHPFMNGGVTVPSVEYGQAFALEFIISFNLMFVVTAVATDTRAVGELAGIAVGATVMLNILIAGPATGGSMNPVRTLGPAIAANNYKGIWLYIIAPILGALAGAGAYTAVKLPDEDFNTEVKASSAPGSFRR